GAAGGGCCGGTTGACCTCCCGACCTCCTCCAGGATGCAGCAGCCCCGGCCCGTTTTTCCTCTGATGCTTTTTCATTTAAAAACCGACCGGGCGCGTGGGGTCACCCGGTCGGGTCGCCGCTCCCGTCCCCCCGTTCGCCCTGGTCACCGCCCGCCCCACCGGTGTCGGCCGCCCCCAGGCGCTCCGGGGAGAGGGCCCACTGGTAGGCGAGGGCGGCGAGGGTGGTGGCGCCCCAGCGGGCGCGGAGCCGGCCCAGCTCCTTGGTGAGGGTGCGCAGGCCGATGTTGAGCCGGCGGGCGGTGATGCGCTGGTCCACGCCGGCGGCCGTGTCGATGAGGATCTCGCGCTGGCGGTCCGTCAGCGCACCGGTGCCGTCGTCGGTCGCGGCGCGGCGCGGGTCGCCGTGCCAGACGTCCGCGCGGCGCCACGCGTCCTCGAACCCCTCCGCGACGAAGGCGACGAACGCCCGGTCCATGACGTGCCAGGCGGTCCGCTCGGGGTCGCCCCCGACGACGTGGTCGGAGATGAACGCCTGGCGCCGGTCGACGATGACGCACCGCTGGAACGGGGCGAGGAGGGTGCGGAAACGCGTCCCCCGCCCGGACATGACGCTGGCCCAGGCGCGGGCCGCCGCGTCGTCGCGCACGCCGTCGCCGAACAGGGTCCGCAGGCGCACGCCGCGGGCGAGCGCGCGGGAGGCGCGGACGGTGGCGTCGTCGAGGAGGTCGGGGCAGG
This portion of the Streptomyces changanensis genome encodes:
- a CDS encoding TrmB family transcriptional regulator sugar-binding domain-containing protein, which codes for MTVDPDGPGPPIALDPQEAGRRRLDEELRDMAARAARIAAIPGVSDELGLHFERAKWRAGSGSEFLAGREQVSARIGEAVDRAESEVLTALPAGPACPDLLDDATVRASRALARGVRLRTLFGDGVRDDAAARAWASVMSGRGTRFRTLLAPFQRCVIVDRRQAFISDHVVGGDPERTAWHVMDRAFVAFVAEGFEDAWRRADVWHGDPRRAATDDGTGALTDRQREILIDTAAGVDQRITARRLNIGLRTLTKELGRLRARWGATTLAALAYQWALSPERLGAADTGGAGGDQGERGDGSGDPTG